The following coding sequences are from one Mycolicibacterium aichiense window:
- a CDS encoding TIGR01777 family oxidoreductase — translation MGIHYSSIVDHPVDEVFAWHTRPGAMRRLVPPWQPMQVIAETESLADGRAVLGLPGGLRWVARHDPAGYDPPHQFVDVLSSDGLMTLPPRIIGWWRHTHSFADAGNGRTEMRDEVDTTVPGAALRSTFVYRHRQLADDLAAHRDARHAGAGQLSVAVTGSTGLVGTALAALLTTGGHRVIRLVRREPVRPDERRWEPHAPAPDLLAGVDAVVHLAGESIAGRFTEAHRRAIRDSRIEPTRRLAELAAGARVGAFVSASAIGIYGYDRGEAVLSEDSARGDGFLADVVADWEAATEPAADAGVRTVCVRTGIVQAARGGTLRLMRPLFAAGLGGRLGSGEQWLSWIGLDDLLDIYYRALYDEAMVGPVNAVAPNPVRNKAYTKALAATLHRPAVLPVPSLGPRVLLGKQGARELAEANQRVLPAKLTALGHRFRHPEVDGALAHELGHDPG, via the coding sequence ATGGGCATCCACTACTCGAGCATCGTCGACCATCCTGTCGATGAGGTCTTCGCCTGGCACACCCGGCCCGGCGCGATGCGGCGGCTGGTCCCGCCCTGGCAACCGATGCAGGTCATCGCCGAAACCGAGTCGCTGGCCGACGGCCGCGCGGTCCTCGGGCTGCCCGGCGGCCTGCGCTGGGTGGCCCGGCACGATCCCGCGGGCTACGACCCGCCGCACCAGTTCGTCGACGTGCTGTCCTCGGACGGACTGATGACGCTGCCGCCGCGAATCATCGGCTGGTGGCGGCACACCCACTCCTTCGCCGACGCAGGCAACGGCCGCACCGAGATGCGTGACGAGGTGGACACCACGGTGCCGGGCGCTGCGCTGCGCTCGACGTTCGTCTACCGGCACCGGCAGTTGGCCGACGACCTCGCCGCACACCGGGATGCCCGGCACGCCGGTGCCGGCCAGTTGTCCGTCGCCGTGACCGGATCCACCGGCCTGGTGGGAACCGCACTCGCCGCGCTGCTGACCACCGGCGGCCACCGGGTGATCCGGCTGGTGCGCCGCGAGCCGGTCCGGCCCGACGAAAGACGTTGGGAACCACATGCTCCCGCTCCCGACCTGCTGGCGGGGGTCGATGCTGTCGTCCACCTCGCAGGGGAGTCGATCGCCGGGCGCTTCACCGAGGCCCATCGCCGCGCCATCCGCGACTCCCGCATCGAGCCGACCCGCAGGCTGGCCGAGTTGGCCGCCGGTGCGCGGGTGGGCGCGTTCGTCAGTGCTTCGGCGATCGGGATCTACGGCTACGACCGCGGCGAGGCCGTGCTGTCCGAGGACAGTGCGCGCGGTGACGGTTTCCTCGCCGACGTGGTCGCCGACTGGGAGGCCGCCACCGAGCCCGCCGCGGACGCGGGGGTCCGGACGGTCTGTGTGCGCACCGGCATCGTGCAGGCCGCGCGGGGCGGCACGTTGCGGTTGATGCGTCCGCTGTTCGCCGCCGGCCTCGGCGGCCGGTTGGGCAGCGGCGAGCAGTGGCTGTCATGGATCGGTCTCGACGACCTGCTCGACATCTACTACCGCGCCCTCTACGACGAGGCGATGGTGGGCCCGGTCAACGCGGTCGCGCCGAATCCGGTGCGCAACAAGGCATATACCAAGGCGCTCGCGGCGACGCTGCACCGCCCCGCGGTACTGCCGGTGCCGTCGCTCGGTCCGCGGGTACTGCTGGGTAAGCAGGGCGCCCGGGAATTGGCCGAAGCGAATCAGCGGGTGCTACCGGCCAAGCTGACCGCGCTGGGCCACCGATTCCGGCACCCCGAGGTCGACGGCGCGCTGGCCCACGAACTCGGGCACGACCCCGGCTGA
- a CDS encoding cell division protein SepF: MSTLHKVKAYFGMAPMDDYDDEYYDDDDRGAHRGYARRERFADDDYERPGRFDDRDPRMGREYEDLRDPREADYAPTGGFRAAYGDEPRFRPREFEHPHDMPRSSRFGSLRGSTRGALAMDPRRMAELFEAGSPMSKITTLRPKDYSEARTIGERFRDGQPVIMDLVSMDNADAKRLVDFAAGLAFALRGSFDKVATKVFLLSPADVDVSAEERRRIAEAGFYSYQ; this comes from the coding sequence ATGAGCACTCTCCACAAGGTCAAGGCTTACTTCGGTATGGCCCCGATGGACGACTATGACGACGAGTACTACGACGACGATGACCGCGGCGCTCACCGCGGTTACGCCCGCCGTGAGCGCTTCGCCGACGACGACTACGAGCGCCCGGGCCGCTTCGACGACCGCGATCCGCGGATGGGTCGCGAGTACGAGGATCTTCGGGACCCGCGCGAGGCGGACTACGCACCGACCGGCGGCTTCCGCGCCGCGTACGGCGACGAGCCGCGGTTCCGTCCGCGTGAGTTCGAGCACCCCCACGACATGCCGCGCTCGTCGCGGTTCGGCTCGCTGCGCGGTTCGACCCGCGGCGCACTGGCGATGGACCCGCGCCGGATGGCCGAGCTGTTCGAAGCAGGCAGCCCGATGTCGAAGATCACCACGCTGCGGCCCAAGGACTACAGCGAGGCCCGCACCATCGGCGAGCGCTTCCGCGACGGCCAGCCGGTGATCATGGACCTGGTCTCGATGGACAACGCCGACGCCAAGCGGCTGGTCGACTTCGCCGCCGGTCTGGCGTTCGCCCTGCGCGGGTCGTTCGACAAGGTGGCAACCAAGGTGTTTCTGCTGTCGCCGGCCGACGTCGACGTCAGCGCTGAGGAGCGCCGGCGGATCGCCGAGGCGGGTTTCTACAGTTACCAGTGA
- a CDS encoding SDR family NAD(P)-dependent oxidoreductase — MTAQLSFDFTGTRALVTGATSGIGHAVAVLLRDAGATVTVTGTKPAAADYDTDLAGMTYRQLVLTDNASVDSLAESITALDVLVNNAGANFPGGLDESAPDGFAASVALNLTGPYRLTVGLRRALAASTAEGGASVVNLASMSALRAVTMVPGYGAAKSGIINITRNLAVKWAKYGIRVNAIAPGTIETAMTEPMHAVPEILATEIAHIPAGRMGRVDEVAPAVAVLCTAQSSYINGAVLVVDGASDCV; from the coding sequence ATGACCGCCCAGCTGAGCTTCGACTTCACCGGAACCCGGGCCTTGGTCACCGGCGCTACCAGCGGCATCGGCCACGCCGTGGCCGTGCTGCTGCGCGACGCCGGCGCGACCGTCACCGTGACGGGCACCAAACCCGCTGCCGCCGACTACGACACCGACCTGGCCGGGATGACCTATCGGCAACTTGTGCTCACCGACAACGCATCCGTTGACAGCCTGGCCGAAAGCATCACGGCGCTCGACGTGCTGGTGAACAACGCCGGCGCCAACTTCCCGGGTGGCTTGGACGAATCCGCCCCCGACGGGTTCGCCGCGTCCGTCGCGCTGAACCTCACCGGGCCCTACCGGCTCACCGTCGGGCTGCGTCGGGCGCTCGCGGCGTCGACCGCGGAGGGTGGGGCGAGCGTGGTCAACCTCGCCTCCATGTCGGCACTGCGCGCGGTCACCATGGTCCCCGGATACGGGGCGGCCAAGTCCGGGATCATCAACATCACCCGCAACCTGGCGGTCAAGTGGGCCAAGTACGGCATCCGGGTCAACGCGATCGCGCCGGGCACCATCGAGACCGCGATGACCGAGCCGATGCACGCGGTCCCGGAGATCCTGGCAACCGAAATCGCCCACATCCCGGCCGGGCGGATGGGCCGGGTCGACGAGGTCGCACCGGCCGTCGCGGTCCTGTGCACGGCGCAGAGCAGCTACATCAACGGCGCAGTGCTGGTCGTCGACGGCGCCTCGGACTGCGTGTAG
- the pgeF gene encoding peptidoglycan editing factor PgeF, producing the protein MTVIRRVTTTRAGGVSVRPFDTFNLGDHVGDDPKAVAANRKRLAAAIGLPEDHVVWMNQTHSDHVAVVDGPRADAVDDTDALVTTTPRLALAVVTADCVPVLMSDARAGVVAAVHAGRVGAADGVVLRTLETMLSSGAHTEDISVLLGPAVSGANYEVPEQMAADVEARLPGSRTRTAKGTPGLDLRAGIARQLRDAGVNAIDADPRCTVADTKLFSHRRDAPTGRLACLVWME; encoded by the coding sequence GTGACAGTCATCCGTCGCGTGACCACCACCCGTGCCGGTGGTGTTTCGGTCAGACCGTTCGACACCTTCAATCTCGGTGACCACGTGGGCGACGATCCGAAAGCGGTGGCCGCCAACCGGAAACGGCTGGCCGCCGCGATCGGGCTACCGGAGGACCACGTGGTGTGGATGAATCAGACCCACAGCGATCACGTCGCCGTCGTCGATGGTCCGCGAGCCGACGCCGTGGACGACACCGACGCCCTGGTGACGACCACGCCGCGGCTCGCCCTGGCCGTGGTGACCGCCGACTGCGTGCCCGTGCTGATGTCCGACGCCCGTGCCGGAGTGGTGGCCGCCGTCCACGCCGGCCGGGTCGGTGCCGCCGACGGTGTGGTGCTGCGAACCCTGGAGACCATGCTGTCCAGCGGTGCCCACACCGAGGACATATCGGTGCTGTTGGGCCCGGCCGTCAGCGGCGCCAACTATGAGGTGCCCGAACAGATGGCCGCCGACGTCGAAGCGCGACTGCCCGGCAGCCGTACCCGCACCGCGAAAGGCACGCCGGGCCTGGATCTGCGGGCCGGGATCGCCCGGCAACTGCGCGACGCCGGGGTGAACGCCATCGACGCCGACCCACGCTGCACGGTGGCCGACACCAAGCTGTTCAGTCACCGCCGCGACGCGCCGACCGGTCGGCTGGCGTGTCTGGTGTGGATGGAATGA
- a CDS encoding YggS family pyridoxal phosphate-dependent enzyme, translating to MTSPTDREAELATALAALTDRLAAAAHAAGRDVAEIELLPITKFFPATDVAILWRLGCRVFGESREQEASAKIAEVADLTGASDLRWHMVGQIQRNKAKAIAAWADTVHSLSTAKVAAALDRGVALAIEEGVRSAPISVFVQISLDGDTSRGGVDIGDPGAVDELCALVAEAGGLRLAGLMAVPPLGADPDAAFAALADEHRRILRNHPGATALSAGMSGDLEAAVRHGSTCVRVGTALMGQRPLTSP from the coding sequence ATGACGAGCCCCACGGACCGGGAGGCCGAACTCGCCACGGCCCTGGCCGCGCTGACCGACCGGCTGGCGGCCGCAGCGCACGCCGCCGGTCGCGACGTCGCCGAGATCGAGCTGCTGCCGATCACCAAGTTCTTCCCGGCGACCGACGTCGCCATCCTGTGGCGGCTGGGCTGCCGGGTGTTCGGTGAATCCCGCGAACAGGAGGCCTCGGCGAAGATCGCCGAGGTGGCCGACCTCACCGGGGCGAGCGACCTTCGCTGGCACATGGTCGGTCAGATCCAGCGCAACAAGGCCAAAGCGATTGCGGCATGGGCGGATACGGTCCACTCGCTGAGCACCGCCAAGGTGGCCGCGGCGCTGGACCGGGGTGTGGCGCTGGCCATCGAGGAGGGGGTGCGCAGTGCACCCATCAGCGTGTTCGTCCAGATCAGCCTGGACGGGGACACCTCGCGCGGCGGTGTGGACATCGGCGATCCGGGCGCCGTCGACGAGCTGTGCGCCCTGGTTGCCGAGGCCGGCGGATTGCGGCTGGCCGGGCTGATGGCCGTCCCGCCGCTGGGTGCCGATCCCGATGCGGCATTCGCGGCGCTGGCCGACGAACACCGAAGGATATTGCGCAATCATCCTGGTGCGACAGCGTTGTCGGCGGGGATGTCGGGCGACCTGGAGGCGGCGGTGCGACACGGATCTACCTGTGTGCGTGTCGGAACCGCGCTTATGGGACAACGTCCTCTAACGTCTCCCTGA
- a CDS encoding type 1 glutamine amidotransferase, translated as MPRQVLFIHNDPIAPEALLGETFTELGFDVDTFEVVPAERAGDPTVDVTFPDPTRYDVIVPLGSRWAVYDERLPWVAGEIDVVRRAVDSGVGVLGVCFGGQLVATALGGSVQRSPDPEIGWHQVHSSDPELVPDAGPWFQWHFDRFTAPPGSSIVAQNSRATQAFVHGTALGLQFHPELDHKLLELWIDDDRTRGDGDLTRLGLRTEDLRADTTTHVDDAARRLRQLVRGFLAKVAR; from the coding sequence GTGCCCCGTCAGGTCCTGTTCATCCACAACGATCCGATCGCCCCCGAAGCGCTGCTCGGCGAGACGTTCACCGAACTCGGTTTCGACGTCGACACATTCGAGGTCGTCCCGGCGGAGCGGGCCGGCGACCCAACCGTCGACGTGACCTTCCCCGACCCCACCCGCTACGACGTGATCGTGCCGCTAGGCTCGCGGTGGGCGGTGTACGACGAACGGCTGCCGTGGGTGGCCGGCGAGATCGACGTCGTGCGGCGCGCCGTCGACTCCGGTGTCGGCGTGCTCGGAGTGTGCTTCGGCGGCCAGCTGGTGGCGACCGCACTCGGCGGTTCGGTGCAACGCTCCCCCGATCCCGAGATCGGCTGGCATCAGGTGCACAGCAGCGACCCCGAACTGGTGCCCGACGCCGGGCCGTGGTTCCAGTGGCATTTCGACCGCTTCACCGCTCCGCCCGGATCCAGCATCGTCGCCCAGAATAGCCGCGCCACACAGGCTTTCGTGCATGGCACGGCTCTGGGTCTACAGTTCCACCCCGAACTCGACCACAAGCTGCTGGAGCTGTGGATCGACGATGACCGGACCCGCGGGGACGGTGATCTCACCCGGCTCGGGCTGCGCACCGAGGACCTGCGCGCCGACACCACTACCCATGTCGACGATGCCGCGCGGCGGCTCCGGCAGCTGGTGCGCGGATTCCTCGCGAAGGTCGCCCGCTAG
- the ftsZ gene encoding cell division protein FtsZ, protein MTPPHNYLAVIKVVGIGGGGVNAVNRMIEQGLKGVEFIAINTDAQALLMSDADVKLDVGRESTRGLGAGADPEVGRKAAEDAKDEIEELLRGADMVFVTAGEGGGTGTGGAPVVATIARKLGALTVGVVTRPFSFEGKRRSNQAENGIQALRESCDTLIVIPNDRLLQMGDAQVSLMDAFRSADEVLLNGVQGITDLITTPGLINVDFADVKGVMSGAGTALMGIGSARGDGRALKAAEIAINSPLLEASMEGAQGVLLSVAGGSDLGLFEINEAASLVQEAAHAEANIIFGTVIDDSLGDEVRVTVIAAGFESATPSRKPVVGTPTTGQGIVPGAAGKLSSSLFDPSDPASVPVHTNGATVRIGGGDDGGISDDDVDVPPFMRH, encoded by the coding sequence ATGACCCCCCCGCATAACTACCTCGCCGTCATCAAGGTCGTTGGCATCGGCGGCGGCGGCGTCAACGCCGTCAACCGCATGATCGAGCAGGGACTCAAGGGCGTGGAGTTCATCGCGATCAACACCGACGCCCAGGCGCTGTTGATGAGCGACGCCGACGTCAAGCTCGACGTCGGCCGTGAATCCACCCGCGGTCTCGGCGCCGGCGCCGACCCGGAGGTCGGCCGCAAGGCTGCCGAGGACGCCAAGGACGAGATCGAGGAACTGCTGCGCGGCGCCGACATGGTGTTCGTCACCGCAGGTGAGGGCGGCGGCACCGGCACCGGCGGCGCACCCGTGGTGGCCACCATCGCCCGCAAGCTGGGCGCGCTGACCGTCGGTGTGGTGACCCGGCCGTTCTCCTTCGAGGGCAAGCGCCGCTCCAACCAGGCCGAGAACGGCATCCAGGCGTTGCGCGAGAGCTGCGACACCCTGATCGTCATCCCCAACGACCGGCTGCTGCAGATGGGCGACGCCCAGGTCTCGCTGATGGATGCCTTCCGCAGCGCGGACGAGGTACTGCTCAACGGTGTCCAGGGCATCACCGACCTGATCACCACCCCCGGCCTGATCAACGTCGACTTCGCCGACGTCAAGGGCGTCATGAGCGGGGCGGGCACCGCCCTGATGGGCATCGGCTCGGCCCGCGGTGACGGCCGCGCGCTCAAGGCCGCCGAGATCGCGATCAATTCCCCGCTGCTGGAAGCGTCGATGGAAGGCGCCCAGGGCGTGCTGCTGTCGGTGGCCGGCGGCAGCGACCTCGGTCTGTTCGAGATCAACGAGGCCGCCTCGCTGGTCCAAGAGGCGGCGCACGCCGAGGCCAACATCATCTTCGGCACCGTGATCGACGATTCGCTCGGTGACGAGGTGCGCGTGACCGTGATCGCCGCAGGCTTCGAGTCGGCCACCCCGAGCCGCAAGCCGGTGGTCGGTACCCCGACGACCGGCCAGGGGATCGTTCCCGGTGCGGCGGGCAAGCTCAGCTCCTCGCTCTTCGATCCGAGCGACCCGGCGAGCGTGCCGGTGCACACCAACGGCGCGACGGTGCGGATCGGTGGCGGTGACGACGGCGGAATCTCCGACGACGACGTCGACGTGCCGCCGTTCATGCGGCACTGA
- a CDS encoding pyruvate kinase, translating into MPTDAQQLARLHSDVDALLAQLADAELRWQPWTDPVADENRCSATNLVHYWAMRQVDLRDTQQQLTALGLSSLGRSEAHVQATLRLVSAAIAAMRGQGWTPNDQVCVEVAEGSRLLERNATELLGPAAEDRAARIMVTLPSEAATDPGLSRTLIDSGMRIARINCAHDDAIAWKAMAANVRAAAAAAGRTCLVAMDLGGPKLRTGPLEPGPRVVRLRPTRNAEGQVVAAGRGWLTSARRPVRPPEPDLVTLPVKADWLANRTEGDELVLRDTRGSKRRLLLAAAAPGGFVVTTEKTTYVGSGTVLKAGRKDSTKVGELPAVEQSLRLAAGDVVRVTRDCTPAPVDEGQPPRIGCTLPEVFDTAEVGERVFFDDGKLGGVVVAVNADTLDVRIERPAHGTAKLRAGKGINVPDTDLPISALTDKDIADLATVVELADFVELSFVREPADVIRLFEQLDRLGDRDLGVVLKIETRLAFEHLPRLLLTAMRRRRVGVMIARGDLAVEVGYERMAELQEETLCLCEAAHLPVIWATQVLEQLATTGLPSRAEITDAAMAERAECVMLNKGPYITDAVVTLDDVLGRMAGHEHKKSSLLRSLQSWRATD; encoded by the coding sequence ATGCCCACAGACGCGCAGCAGCTGGCCAGGTTGCACAGCGATGTTGACGCGCTGCTGGCCCAGCTTGCCGATGCCGAGCTGCGATGGCAGCCGTGGACCGACCCGGTGGCCGACGAAAATCGCTGCAGCGCAACGAACCTGGTGCACTACTGGGCGATGCGGCAGGTCGACCTCCGCGATACCCAGCAGCAGCTGACAGCTCTGGGGCTTTCCTCCCTGGGCCGCAGCGAAGCGCACGTCCAGGCGACGCTGCGCCTGGTCTCGGCGGCGATCGCGGCGATGCGCGGGCAGGGCTGGACACCGAACGACCAAGTCTGTGTGGAGGTCGCCGAGGGCAGCCGACTTCTCGAGCGCAACGCCACCGAGCTGCTCGGCCCCGCCGCCGAGGACCGCGCGGCCCGGATCATGGTCACCCTGCCTTCGGAGGCGGCCACCGATCCCGGCCTGTCGCGCACCCTCATCGACTCCGGCATGCGGATCGCCCGGATCAACTGCGCCCACGACGACGCCATCGCCTGGAAAGCCATGGCGGCCAACGTCCGTGCCGCCGCGGCGGCGGCCGGCCGGACCTGCCTGGTGGCGATGGACCTGGGCGGGCCCAAACTGCGCACCGGCCCGCTGGAGCCGGGGCCCAGGGTGGTGCGCCTTCGGCCGACCCGCAACGCCGAGGGTCAGGTGGTGGCCGCCGGGCGCGGCTGGCTGACCTCGGCGCGACGGCCGGTCCGCCCGCCGGAGCCGGACCTGGTCACCCTTCCGGTCAAAGCGGACTGGCTGGCCAACCGCACCGAGGGCGACGAGCTGGTGCTGCGCGACACCCGCGGATCGAAGCGACGACTGCTGCTGGCCGCCGCCGCACCCGGCGGCTTCGTCGTCACCACCGAGAAGACCACGTATGTGGGCAGCGGCACGGTGCTGAAGGCCGGAAGGAAAGACTCCACCAAAGTCGGCGAGTTGCCTGCTGTCGAGCAGAGCCTGCGACTGGCCGCCGGCGACGTCGTGCGGGTCACCCGCGACTGCACGCCCGCACCGGTCGACGAGGGCCAGCCGCCGCGGATCGGCTGCACGCTGCCGGAGGTGTTCGACACCGCCGAGGTGGGCGAACGGGTGTTCTTCGACGACGGGAAACTCGGCGGGGTGGTGGTCGCGGTGAATGCCGACACCCTCGACGTGCGCATCGAGCGCCCCGCGCACGGCACGGCAAAGCTGCGGGCCGGCAAGGGAATCAACGTTCCCGACACCGACCTGCCCATCTCGGCACTGACCGACAAGGACATCGCGGATCTGGCCACGGTGGTCGAGCTGGCCGACTTCGTCGAACTGTCGTTCGTCCGCGAACCCGCCGACGTCATCCGGCTGTTCGAGCAACTGGACCGCCTCGGCGACCGCGATCTCGGCGTGGTGCTCAAGATCGAAACCCGGCTGGCGTTCGAACATCTGCCCCGACTGCTGTTGACCGCGATGCGCCGGCGCCGGGTCGGGGTGATGATCGCCCGCGGCGATCTGGCCGTCGAGGTCGGCTACGAACGGATGGCGGAGTTGCAGGAGGAGACGCTCTGCCTCTGCGAAGCCGCCCACCTGCCGGTGATCTGGGCGACCCAGGTGCTAGAGCAACTCGCCACCACCGGCCTTCCGTCCCGGGCCGAAATCACCGATGCGGCAATGGCGGAACGCGCCGAGTGCGTGATGCTCAACAAAGGTCCCTACATCACCGACGCTGTCGTCACGCTCGACGATGTGCTGGGGCGGATGGCCGGCCACGAGCACAAGAAGAGTTCGTTGCTGCGCAGTCTGCAGTCGTGGCGGGCCACCGACTGA
- a CDS encoding cell division protein FtsQ/DivIB, with the protein MSEPEPGEGGGEDAPILPKPTNGSESASDDEQNVDLGEENQVVEGPRMRERRERAERRAAQLRATAIEEARREAKRRVRGEATEAPKPVGKRTVRGLRLFVWLIVLAIISVGLGLILYFTPVMSARSLVITGIGAVTREEVVDAAKVQLGTPLLQINTDQVADRVAGIRRVASARVQREYPSTLRITIVERIPVVVKDYPDGPHLFDKDGVDFATAPPPPGLPYIDVDNPGPSDPPTRAALEVMTALRPEVVGQVSRVAAPSVASVTLTLTDGRTVVWGTTDRTEEKAEKLAALLTQPGKVYDVSSPDLPTVK; encoded by the coding sequence ATGAGCGAGCCCGAGCCGGGGGAGGGTGGCGGCGAAGACGCGCCCATCCTGCCCAAACCGACGAATGGCAGCGAAAGTGCGAGTGACGACGAGCAAAACGTCGATCTCGGCGAAGAGAATCAGGTCGTCGAAGGTCCCCGCATGCGGGAACGCCGCGAGCGTGCCGAGCGGCGCGCGGCGCAGCTGCGTGCCACCGCGATCGAAGAGGCGCGCCGGGAGGCCAAGCGCCGGGTTCGCGGCGAGGCCACCGAAGCGCCGAAACCGGTGGGCAAGAGGACCGTTCGCGGTCTGCGGCTGTTCGTCTGGCTGATCGTTCTCGCGATCATCAGTGTGGGGCTGGGGTTGATCCTCTATTTCACGCCGGTCATGTCGGCGCGCTCGCTGGTGATCACCGGGATCGGTGCGGTGACCCGCGAGGAGGTCGTGGACGCGGCGAAGGTTCAGCTGGGCACGCCACTGCTGCAGATCAACACCGACCAGGTGGCCGATCGGGTGGCCGGCATCCGGCGGGTGGCCAGCGCACGGGTGCAGCGTGAGTATCCGTCGACGTTGCGGATCACGATCGTCGAGCGGATCCCGGTGGTGGTGAAGGACTATCCGGACGGCCCGCACCTGTTCGACAAGGACGGGGTGGATTTCGCGACGGCGCCGCCGCCGCCCGGCCTGCCGTACATCGACGTCGACAATCCAGGTCCGAGCGATCCGCCGACGCGGGCCGCGCTCGAGGTGATGACGGCGTTGCGCCCGGAGGTGGTGGGTCAGGTCAGCCGGGTGGCCGCGCCGTCGGTGGCGTCGGTGACACTGACGCTGACCGACGGGCGCACCGTGGTGTGGGGGACGACGGATCGCACCGAGGAGAAGGCGGAGAAGCTCGCCGCACTGCTGACCCAGCCGGGCAAGGTGTACGACGTCTCGAGCCCGGATCTGCCGACGGTCAAGTAG
- a CDS encoding phage holin family protein produces MLIVALVLAVIGLAALVTAVVTSNELVAWVCIAASVVGVILLIVDAIRERQQRRTGDDEPAPVTTSDESVESSATAETTAYSETDETVDTTYSTFDADYPEDEGPAAAEPETAEDVAEEPAETTDEAASDDADPVADEPEEQKSGESGSR; encoded by the coding sequence ATGCTGATCGTTGCGCTGGTGCTGGCGGTGATCGGCCTCGCGGCCCTGGTCACCGCGGTCGTCACCAGCAACGAGCTGGTCGCGTGGGTATGCATCGCGGCCAGCGTCGTCGGAGTGATCCTGCTGATCGTCGACGCGATCCGGGAGCGCCAACAGCGTCGTACCGGTGACGACGAGCCCGCGCCGGTGACGACGTCCGACGAGTCGGTGGAGTCCTCGGCTACCGCCGAGACCACCGCCTACTCGGAAACCGACGAGACGGTCGACACGACCTATTCGACGTTCGACGCCGACTATCCCGAGGACGAGGGGCCGGCTGCGGCGGAGCCCGAGACGGCCGAGGACGTCGCCGAGGAGCCTGCCGAGACCACCGACGAAGCCGCATCTGACGACGCCGACCCGGTCGCGGACGAGCCCGAAGAGCAGAAGTCCGGCGAGTCCGGCTCACGCTGA
- a CDS encoding YggT family protein: MSLFFEILGFALFVFWLLLIARVVVEFIRSFSRDWHPRGLTVVILELIMTVTDPPVKLLRRLIPQLTIGAVRFDLSIMVLLLLAFIGMQLAFGAAA; encoded by the coding sequence TTGTCGCTGTTCTTCGAAATTCTTGGCTTCGCGCTGTTCGTGTTCTGGCTGCTGTTGATCGCCCGGGTCGTCGTCGAGTTCATCCGGTCGTTCAGCCGGGATTGGCATCCGCGTGGACTCACCGTGGTGATCCTCGAATTGATCATGACGGTCACCGATCCGCCCGTGAAGCTGCTACGTCGGCTTATCCCGCAGCTGACCATCGGTGCGGTCCGGTTCGACCTGTCGATCATGGTGCTGCTGCTGCTCGCGTTCATCGGAATGCAGCTGGCATTCGGCGCAGCGGCCTGA
- a CDS encoding DivIVA domain-containing protein — protein MPLTPADVHNVAFSKPPIGKRGYNEDEVDAFLDLVENELTRLIEENSDLRQRVAELDQELSSARSGGAVPQPTQAIPMYQPEPEPEPTPAPAPQAAPAPAPAPSPAASEEQAIKAARVLALAQDTADRLTGTAKAEADKLLADARTNADQILSEARHTAETTVADAKQRAEALLSDAQNRSETQLRQAQEKADALQADAERKHTEIMGTINQQRTVLEGRLEQLRTFEREYRTRLKTYLESQLEELGQRGSAAPVDSGATSDGGGFNQFNRGNN, from the coding sequence ATGCCACTTACACCGGCCGACGTGCACAATGTGGCGTTCAGCAAGCCGCCCATCGGCAAGCGAGGCTACAACGAGGACGAGGTCGACGCCTTCCTCGACCTGGTGGAAAACGAGCTGACCAGGCTCATCGAGGAGAACTCGGATCTGCGCCAGCGGGTCGCCGAGCTCGACCAGGAGTTGTCGTCCGCCCGCTCCGGCGGCGCGGTCCCGCAGCCCACGCAGGCCATTCCGATGTACCAGCCCGAGCCGGAGCCCGAGCCCACCCCGGCTCCCGCGCCGCAGGCGGCTCCCGCCCCGGCGCCGGCGCCGAGCCCGGCCGCCAGCGAGGAGCAGGCGATCAAGGCTGCTCGCGTGCTGGCCCTGGCCCAGGACACCGCCGACCGGCTCACCGGCACGGCCAAGGCCGAGGCCGACAAGCTGCTCGCCGATGCGCGCACCAACGCCGACCAGATCCTGTCGGAGGCCCGCCACACCGCGGAGACCACGGTCGCCGACGCCAAGCAGCGCGCCGAAGCACTGCTCAGCGATGCGCAGAACCGCTCGGAGACCCAGCTTCGGCAGGCGCAGGAGAAGGCCGATGCTCTGCAGGCCGATGCCGAGCGCAAGCACACCGAGATCATGGGCACCATCAACCAGCAGCGGACTGTCCTCGAGGGACGGCTCGAGCAGCTGCGGACGTTCGAGCGCGAATACCGCACCCGGCTCAAGACCTACCTGGAGTCCCAGCTCGAGGAGCTGGGCCAGCGCGGATCGGCCGCACCGGTCGATTCCGGCGCGACCAGCGACGGCGGTGGGTTCAACCAGTTCAACCGGGGCAATAACTGA